The following are encoded in a window of Gammaproteobacteria bacterium genomic DNA:
- a CDS encoding PAS domain-containing protein yields the protein MEKFKKLEEYDITLISIINMIPGHIYLKDKLGRYLWCNNQQVKTFNQSSQNDVIGKTDYELMDKETADIFRKTDNYVMQSGSSVTTEEPETAEDGSTIYYLSKKSPLYDSNNTIIGIIGSSFDLSEQKKLITSKEQNERKPLIIPSHI from the coding sequence ATGGAAAAATTTAAAAAACTGGAAGAATACGATATCACCCTTATATCAATTATAAATATGATTCCTGGGCATATTTACTTGAAAGACAAGCTAGGGAGATATTTGTGGTGCAATAATCAGCAAGTTAAAACCTTTAACCAGTCTTCTCAAAATGATGTTATTGGAAAAACTGATTATGAACTAATGGACAAGGAAACAGCTGATATTTTTCGCAAAACCGATAACTATGTGATGCAATCTGGTTCTTCAGTGACCACTGAAGAACCTGAAACTGCTGAGGATGGTTCAACGATTTATTATTTATCAAAAAAATCCCCACTATATGATAGCAATAATACAATAATAGGTATTATTGGTTCATCTTTTGATTTATCTGAACAAAAAAAATTAATTACCTCTAAGGA